In Theileria equi strain WA chromosome 4 map unlocalized gcontig_1105316255033, whole genome shotgun sequence, the following are encoded in one genomic region:
- a CDS encoding hypothetical protein (encoded by transcript BEWA_013250A), whose translation MGGYNSVLIDVKRHRGYGGRAYYKWGKTSYQCSYSGKTIDLSEERRDTLPGYKITKHKKTAGKYYSLYQGATEFHGFHKLEEYSEVYAYFWEGDDDYKRPLIIQLGSGSEYYTSAKDSTTWSRDFSITSDTLLTRLDQENCKKNEAHVMDISKEEEGLYKCPLSVCNKKIVTLSFEKPVPYAHSLKLVGSSITRFENKGTVQNGLPFPRKVDSFYMYLDLKENKDTLLIYVDPIGMKRYWQGYTGPKWYRRDFYDKNTWSEVSGDKKPSSPYDSKKILRILLEYIQLNQPEIEKVQRLEEPGFQDSTPVGHPYFILEKTNRFEYADYGDTYPVFPTDITVGSSVTPYEFDVVVCNRGTPNHEVTVDCNLTNINGDELVTDMYTGPMEHEQITPNVGITNIVFSDSSSEILSSKEVAENIESTGPVTITVPYIDQSGGQYSSPGLEGKPSNGIYRGYSGSPSTTYGGDAVYESYTTVEHEERGCIASDLEDVEESHSNYALFETRAPTQVTDLRTTPVELSFSQPGKYIVKLEGTLPQSGGESSTDVVDSRFSDSPLVTSGLGILVEEDYNTMEHTTHGHAVDHESYDTVDYDEYRATAPCVEIDETEYRPNVLDSTIEHIRHSGVQGSPISDVPKGYFDPPPITSTVQGTPVAEMAEDAIDAEIVKEHLSVQGSSISDTPTTVYLEPALPHTGVDGHPIATAKSHGGTKALALDSSTDPTLLTGVYGRTIQSKGGEPLLQHIQSEGSIPSASIDPQPPVPTGVNGVPIDTTVIVGESPDVIITFDSSPVDLVYDSHLVVGGSNSYQSTEETEPNLYYVEERFDSIIPESIQLDVSHISIDDAKVVDIYIDSLFKTEQKLTETNSLIVESAIAGALGLQALRLVLEATLVPTLVFAEHIFKSAADGILPKEPCPAVTPILPVCVADPSITCCWWWYLLWVIIVLLVIILVCVLCRRSIKVLIIKV comes from the coding sequence ATGGGAGGCTATAACAGTGTCCTCATAGATGTAAAAAGGCACCGGGGATACGGAGGCAGAGCCTATTATAAATGGGGGAAAACAAGCTACCAATGTAGCTATAGCGGTAAGACTATAGATTTATCGGAGGAAAGGCGTGATACCCTTCCAGGATATAAGATAACAAAGCATAAGAAGACAGCAGGTAAATATTATAGTCTTTATCAGGGAGCAACCGAATTTCATGGATTTCACAAATTGGAAGAGTATAGCGAGGTTTACGCTTACTTTTGGGAGGGAGATGATGATTATAAAAGACCCCTGATAATTCAACTCGGTAGTGGAAGTGAATACTATACTAGTGCTAAGGATAGTACAACTTGGAGTAGGGATTTTAGCATCACATCTGATACACTCTTGACCAGACTTGATCAAGAAAATTGTAAGAAAAATGAAGCCCATGTTATGGATATTTCCAAGGAGGAGGAAGGACTGTATAAATGTCCACTATCTGTTTGTAACAAGAAAATAGTTACCCTTTCATTTGAAAAACCAGTACCATATGCACATTCATTAAAACTTGTGGGTAGCTCAATAACTAGGTTTGAGAATAAAGGAACGGTTCAAAATGGACTACCATTTCCGAGGAAGGTAGATTCTTTTTATATGTATCTTGATCTcaaagaaaataaagataCACTTCTTATTTACGTAGATCCAATtggaatgaaaaggtatTGGCAGGGATATACAGGTCCAAAATGGTACAGAAGAGATttttatgataaaaataCTTGGAGCGAagtttctggagataaGAAACCTAGCAGTCCTTATGATTCTAAGAAAATACTAAGGATTCTCTTGGAATATATTCAACTAAATCAGCCAGAAATAGAAAAGGTTCAAAGACTAGAGGAACCCGGATTTCAAGATTCTACTCCGGTGGGACATCCttattttatccttgaGAAGACCAATCGCTTTGAGTATGCAGATTATGGAGATACTTATCCGGTTTTCCCGACGGATATAACTGTAGGATCTTCTGTTACTCCATATGAATTTGATGTAGTTGTATGTAATAGGGGCACTCCGAATCACGAAGTTACCGTTGATTGTAATCTGACTAATATTAATGGAGATGAGTTGGTAACAGACATGTATACAGGACCTATGGAACATGAACAAATAACCCCTAATGTTGGAATTACGAATATCGTATTTTCTGATTCATCTTCAGAGATATTAAGTTCCAAGGAAGTGGCAGAAAACATTGAAAGTACCGGTCCTGTTACTATAACTGTACCGTATATAGACCAAAGTGGAGGACAATATAGTTCACCTGGGTTGGAAGGGAAGCCATCTAACGGCATTTATAGAGGATATTCTGGTTCACCTTCCACCACTTATGGTGGAGATGCTGTTTACGAGAGTTATACCACAGTAGAACATGAAGAACGTGGATGTATTGCATCTGATTTGGAAGATGTCGAAGAAAGTCACTCAAATTACGCTCTTTTTGAGACTAGAGCACCTACTCAAGTTACTGATCTTCGTACTACTCCTGTAGAACTATCTTTTTCTCAACCTGGAAAATACATTGTAAAGCTAGAAGGTACGCTCCCTCAGTCCGGTGGAGAGTCTTCTACTGACGTAGTTGATTCAAGATTTTCGGATTCTCCCCTTGTCACATCTGGCTTGGGTATTCTCGTTGAGGAAGATTACAACACTATGGAACACACTACGCATGGACATGCCGTTGATCATGAAAGTTATGATACAGTGGACTATGATGAATATAGAGCTACTGCTCCTTGTGTTGAAATCGATGAGACTGAATATAGACCAAATGTTTTAGATTCTACAATTGAACATATTCGTCATAGTGGTGTTCAAGGATCTCCCATTTCTGATGTACCtaaaggatattttgatCCACCTCCTATTACTTCTACTGTTCAAGGTACTCCAGTGGCAGaaatggctgaagatgctatagatGCTGAAATAGTAAAAGAACATCTTTCTGTTCAAGGCTCTTCTATTTCTGATACACCTACCACAGTATATCTTGAACCTGCTCTCCCTCATACTGGTGTTGATGGACATCCTATTGCTACCGCTAAATCTCATGGAGGTACTAAAGCTCTAGCACTAGACTCTTCTACGGATCCTACTCTTCTCACTGGTGTTTATGGTAGAACTATCCAATCTAAGGGAGGTGAAcctcttcttcaacatATTCAGTCTGAAGGATCTATTCCCTCTGCTTCTATTGATCCGCAACCTCCCGTTCCCACTGGCGTTAATGGAGTTCCTATTGATACTACTGTCATCGTTGGAGAATCCCCGGATGTAATAATCACCTTTGATAGTTCTCCAGTAGATCTGGTTTATGATTCTCATTTGGTTGTAGGTGGTTCCAACTCCTACCAGTCCACGGAGGAAACTGAACCAAACTTGTATTATGTTGAGGAACGTTTTGATAGTATAATACCTGAATCAATCCAATTGGATGTCTCTCATATATCAATTGATGATGCAAAAGTTGTGGATATATACATTGATAGTCTTTTCAAAACTGAGCAGAAACTCACAGAAACGAATAGTTTAATAGTAGAATCCGCCATAGCTGGCGCGTTAGGACTTCAGGCTCTTCGGCTTGTTCTAGAGGCAACTCTTGTACCAACTCTTGTTTTTGCTGAGCATATCTTTAAATCCGCCGCTGATGGTATCTTACCAAAGGAACCCTGCCCAGCTGTTACCCCGATACTTCCAGTATGTGTTGCAGATCCATCCATTACTTGCTGTTGGTGGTGGTATCTTTTATGGGTTATAATAGTTTTACTTGTTATTATTCTGGTATGTGTTCTGTGTAGAAGATCAATAAAAGTCTTGATTATCAAGGTATAG
- a CDS encoding haloacid dehalogenase-like hydrolase family member protein (encoded by transcript BEWA_013240A) has translation MKIIALLFLKICLDVAVVSGTGGREEGQLRGQDSIQEIPSNTSKFEKPQQLPKFFGIDCDETFLTENAEGLKKNIEAFAEVKKRGFMPFFCTGKPLSSILALLGDDFEAKTGYKGYPGVYNNGSIVYDENGNVVYSKAFTREFLSTFLKSIEDGNLSKICTFHSKDAIYSLIKAEGMWIKYLESQGFSIPEVKTPQEIQEFEIVNIYIMCENLKIGDLKEGVDYIAVRSVSGVFDVNPAGVTKMTGMKTLLSRYNEFPPFCGYIGDGDNDVECLDVCSQSFAVGDAKDVAKKHAKWVLSKSYNDGAVAEALELLYGPLSVA, from the exons ATGAAAATCATTGcacttttatttttaaaaatttgcTTGGATGTAGCAGTTGTGAGCGGTACAGGTGGGCGAGAAGAAGGTCAACTGAGAGGACAGGATTCCATACAAGAGATTCCTTCAAATACATCAAAGTTTGAGAAACCGCAACAACTTCCAAAATTCTTTGGAATTGACTGTGATGAAACGTTTCTCACGGAAAATGCGGAAGgattgaagaagaatatcGAGGCTTTCGCAGAGGTAAAGAAGAGAGGTTTTATGCCGTTTTTCTGCACAG GCAAACCACTGAGCTCAATTCTAGCTTTACTAGGAGACGATTTTGAGGCAAAGACCGGGTACAAAGGATACCCTGGCGTGTATAATAATGGTTCAATAGTTTACGACGAGAATGGTAATGTAGTATATTCCAAAGCGTTTACAAGAGAGTTTTTATCGACGTTTTTAAAGTCTATAGAGGATGGTAATCTATCTAAAATTTGTACATTCCACTCCAAAGACGCGATTTATTCACTGATTAAAGCAGAGGGAATGTGGATAAAGTATTTGGAATCACAGGGCTTCTCAATTCCAGAGGTTAAAACACCCCAAGAAATTCAAGAGTTTGAGATTGTAAATATATACATCATGTGCGAAAACCTGAAAATTGGTGACTTGAAGGAGGGTGTAGACTATATCGCCGTGAGGAGTGTATCCGGGGTGTTTGATGTAAACCCCGCTGGAGTTACAAAGATGACTGGTATGAAGACGCTGTTGTCCCGTTACAATGAGTTCCCACCTTTTTGCGGATACATTGGTGACGGAGATAATGATGTAGAATGCCTGGATGTTTGTAGCCAATCTTTTGCGGTCGGAGATGCGAAGGATGTGGCCAAGAAGCATGCCAAGTGGGTTCTGAGCAAAAGCTATAATGACGGAGCAGTTGCTGAAGCCCTTGAACTACTATACGGCCCATTATCAGTTGCGTAA
- a CDS encoding hypothetical protein (encoded by transcript BEWA_013260A): protein MAKEEERRDGLFFDSLTYFLVGLSVALIYSFADNDHFMFYKVFREAGIHVDFPHYYTRQLVVFWGFIASFTFMFVGVFNRKICTFVGWLMPLSYLYITSKVTEYGNVKFGTGMLRAIALTSIVSHIFQTCFVFQIFEETENLFQRLLSFVGGYFLGYPVVTRLLLRRVLIDGMMDSSSIGDDLFHFCTTLFFITFTMAACLTYFFYGMTGGMDTHYWLPAFSPSMGDKISLGTCVYLWILNPVCISILPQTLMEQSEYHNHVFIQRVSFAIALLAIPSIMGSMDVSMRCILTLWKKRTLRYLEGLKAAIMVSEELNEMVEEDGREESPLSIVYNSSDIKVPSHIDTWSSITCDSFSDWERRDVETRDSILSAIMILELLIKLENTLALGLVEDILKLYCSSKTKDPLATCTVLLTDNKQVLLTVLSRSLGMSKGLLTQVEKIPNCYNGGFGGGTKRCCFKKDVSSTCTVEGAPAKDQTCDCCCPVSIAEIRTFVRESVSSTEDSICTMVTRINADATLLSMEASDLTLDSAKVCVAVLKAYYQSCIWLLISILCIEEAILLAIWFCRLCGLYKTICENIDKIKTCGCIKSTENTAVTIKTCSVTTLENFDDCDCLCIVSYYGIRTSVETIMTRLHCLRTELVTRANTTCIFQKVETSDLASEAYLLDSIKVAVILLSGLDSVYKFLVDTFKGTCGCHYKDKDPLYPAVLSCLLVCYRLCSRLFRDASEGTKILEDTLLWYRCIFTAKKSSIVNVYKEDEKKKVKEDDKECKTEECKEAGKPSKNLRLTISSYKSFIDSTRTSLSYFYRIHTEDGDDYAVYYALNVDKAGKVIDYLSKLAMTDKENYSLKSGAHFIRKGESGSSESAFASKSCVKMNLKNPVLESPKENQKPHCKCCSSKDDGICDKCEKGEGCNECDKCECKCECPNNPKCECSKKESTSEACESVFSRLSKIIECKCSCEKEKRKACGCFNKLCTSLSDLSKKMETITKKPEEKKKEEKCEHQEKCGGKCFQTKRFTNFLTAYVSKLGSTSCSCEDNRPRSRCPGKDLCLLDGSACGISFVLKEWFANYYCNCIYAKGSGSTSWSFIIPGASFWSFFGSFLEGGFNFFGSISLGGEDPGLCKCLVKVLKDVYKELKCSEIKCKCCPCCIKNEAPKCQCKCEGEKEEKKCKCDCKCSENCTQDECKCECTCEICWKNLFRCYVICGLKCKDGGCEGCKPEGEGCCKCCCIKTKQEDCKCKNNTKDDHKNCTHKCENCLLCLYTTNMFFCSKCCSQQSESECQPIAISCKCDCKEGEGGKCCCKDVSAEEKKEEDDKTCLKLDCCCGDRLGCSIDKITCLLKCLKEELPTLYCLTSKLDCQLFQFCEQLCSVLDTLEDVKEVLTKAIDIVECRITKVKCMISCYRAKFKSLEEQIKSIDKKDETYPQVVDLVKKTGKFAVLVTSYSPEIEATYMKTDFHGDLLKSTTQNLAEVAMRVEDTSQLAASTGRSRVALLADSKTVQVDAPNKSEKDNSSILKEYLFIVCRIIFLLLRFQILDPNRLWLVKVLTVAFSILSAVYLNLLITELSSDLDKYTGYLINLMLLCGVGTNFIYSWLFHLFDYVSIVYPFGNIVSKLETSNPSVDYGKSRYSMFISLISSLKTEFNSIFGIFSDLDTTSSYSGIRQNVYPFSTMSKSLISSFRGTLDFTPILNGPNRSVSAIMDHISFTLLGCHSDDLLTKSSGYFGDLNREMLWHSWYANTVITDTTLFYYYLRRSILFEMSEIVRLRPVDKPFSRGFTNSRQLWKHFGKIQVDLSFSASLKSPEIEIPRSRHQLNLLRERLYQEYRQKWLVYQLRATKSLVSVPLDEHSSTEDLPFLYIKELDTVQLTTNSLEKLDKKYSDVYRGTKINNCKILKKEIKTWRSSKLGFCETLSDEGECKRAVNTAVKSLEGFFDTCEDHKPVKDMIEYITSTDYYSTYTHGDSDLDTDHKMALFDLTFHQDGLENNYRIFKGFKNSISHTLDHQLEIAKRNKTTSLIPLGIYTLHYGLQISHNTLEQIEKGTFVK from the coding sequence ATGgcaaaagaggaagaaaggaGGGACGGTCTCTTCTTTGACTCTCTCACCTACTTTTTGGTGGGACTGAGTGTGGCTTTGATCTACTCCTTTGCGGACAATGACCACTTTATGTTCTACAAGGTGTTCAGAGAGGCTGGAATCCATGTAGACTTTCCACACTACTACACTCGTCAGCTGGTTGTGTTTTGGGGATTCATAGCCTCGTTCACATTCATGTTCGTCGGAGTGTTTAACAGGAAGATATGCACATTTGTGGGTTGGCTGATGCCTCTCTCGTACCTCTACATCACTTCCAAGGTTACAGAGTATGGGAATGTCAAGTTTGGGACCGGCATGCTTCGTGCAATTGCACTGACCTCCATAGTCTCTCACATCTTTCAGACCTGCTTCgtattccaaatttttgaGGAGACTGAGAACTTGTTCCAGAGACTACTGAGCTTTGTTGGAGGCTACTTTCTGGGATACCCAGTGGTTACTAGACTCCTCCTCAGAAGAGTCTTGATTGATGGGATGATGGATAGTTCCTCTATAGGAGACGATCTATTCCACTTTTGCACAACGCTCTTCTTCATAACATTTACCATGGCTGCATGTTTGACCTATTTCTTTTACGGCATGACTGGGGGTATGGATACTCATTATTGGCTACCAGccttttctccatcaaTGGGAGACAAGATAAGTCTGGGTACCTGCGTATACCTTTGGATTCTCAACCCAGTTTGTATAAGCATACTACCTCAGACCTTGATGGAACAGTCGGAATACCACAACCACGTCTTTATTCAGAGAGTCTCCTTTGCAATAGCTTTACTGGCCATACCCTCGATAATGGGCTCAATGGATGTCTCAATGCGCTGTATATTGACCctgtggaagaagaggacTCTGAGGTATCTGGAAGGACTAAAGGCTGCCATCATGGTCTCTGAGGAACTAAATGAGATGgttgaggaagatggaagGGAGGAGTCTCCACTCTCTATAGTATACAACAGTTCAGACATTAAAGTGCCTTCTCACATTGACACTTGGTCCTCTATAACCTGTGACTCTTTCAGTGACTGGGAACGCAGAGACGTTGAGACCAGAGACTCCATTCTCTCAGCAATCATGATCCTGGAACTACTCATCAAGTTGGAGAATACCCTGGCCTTGGGACTTGTTGAAGATATTCTAAAGTTATACTGCTCTTCCAAGACTAAAGACCCACTGGCTACCTGCACAGTGCTTCTGACTGACAATAAACAGGTCCTCCTCACCGTCCTGTCAAGGTCCCTAGGAATGTCAAAGGGACTCCTCACTCAGGTCGAGAAGATACCCAATTGCTATAATGGAGGTTTTGGTGGTGGCACTAAACGTTGTTGTttcaagaaggatgtaAGTTCTACTTGTACGGTTGAGGGTGCCCCTGCCAAGGATCAAACCTGTGACTGTTGCTGTCCAGTGTCAATCGCTGAGATTAGGACATTTGTGAGAGAATCCGTTTCTTCCACTGAGGATAGCATCTGCACAATGGTTACTAGGATAAATGCAGATGCAACACTGTTATCAATGGAAGCCTCTGATCTAACACTTGACTCTGCAAAAGTCTGTGTAGCGGTACTAAAGGCTTACTATCAAAGCTGTATCTGGCTTCTCATCTCAATACTCTGCATAGAGGAAGCTATCCTACTCGCTATTTGGTTCTGCAGACTCTGTGGACTGTACAAGACTATTTGTGAGAACATTGATAAGATAAAGACATGTGGATGTATAAAGTCTACAGAAAATACTGCTGTAACCATAAAGACCTGTTCCGTGACTACTCTTGAGAACTTTGACGACTGTGACTGTCTCTGCATAGTCTCTTACTATGGTATCAGGACTAGTGTGGAGACTATAATGACCAGACTTCACTGCTTGAGGACAGAGCTTGTCACAAGAGCTAATACTACATGCATATTTCAAAAGGTAGAAACCTCTGATTTGGCTTCTGAGGCATACTTGCTGGACTCCATCAAGGTAGCCGTCATACTCTTGTCTGGTCTTGACAGTGTATACAAGTTCCTAGTCGATACATTTAAAGGAACATGTGGGTGTCATTATAAGGACAAGGACCCTCTTTATCCAGCCGTACTTTCATGTCTACTTGTCTGCTATAGACTTTGTTCCAGACTCTTCCGGGATGCCTCTGAAGGTACCAAGATCTTGGAGGATACACTGTTATGGTACAGATGTATATTTACGGCTAAGAAGAGCTCTATAGTTAATGTGTataaggaagatgaaaagaagaaagttaaggaagatgataagGAATGCAAGACAGAGGAATGTAAGGAAGCGGGAAAGCCATCAAAGAACTTGAGGTTAACAATCAGTTCATACAAGTCATTCATAGATAGTACAAGAACTTCCTTATCCTACTTCTATAGAATACATACAGAAGACGGTGATGATTATGCTGTTTACTATGCCCTAAATGTAGATAAGGCAGGGAAAGTAATAGATTACCTTTCTAAGTTAGCAATGACAGATAAGGAGAATTATTCTCTTAAATCAGGTGCTCACTTCATTCGGAAAGGAGAATCTGGATCCTCTGAATCTGCTTTTGCATCTAAAAGTTGTGTCAAGATGAATTTAAAAAACCCGGTATTAGAAAGTCCGAAAGAAAACCAAAAACCACACTGTAAATGTTGTAGTAGTAAAGACGATGGAATTTGCGATAAGTGTGAAAAGGGTGAAGGGTGTAATGAATGTGATAAATGTGAATGCAAGTGTGAATGTCCTAATAATCCAAAATGTGAGTGTAGTAAAAAGGAAAGTACATCTGAGGCTTGTGAAAGTGTATTTTCTCGCTTATCTAAAATTATagaatgtaaatgtagcTGTGAAAAGGAGAAAAGGAAAGCCTGTGGTTGTTTCAATAAACTATGCACTAGCCTCTCTGACTTGAGTAAGAAAATGGAAACCATCACAAAAAAACCTGAGGAAaaaaagaaggaagagaaatgTGAACACCAGGAAAAATGCGGAGGAAAATGTTTTCAAACAAAGAGATTTACGAATTTTTTGACGGCATATGTAAGTAAATTAGGATCCACAAGCTGTTCTTGTGAGGATAATAGACCTCGTTCCCGTTGTCCTGGTAAAGATTTATGCTTGTTGGATGGTTCCGCTTGTGGAATTTCTTTCGTATTAAAAGAATGGTTTGCAAACTATTACTGCAATTGTATTTATGCTAAAGGTTCAGGTTCCACATCATGGAGCTTTATTATCCCTGGTGCAAGTTTCTGGAGTTTTTTTGGTAGCTTTCTTGAGGGTggttttaatttttttGGATCAATATCACTCGGAGGAGAGGATCCTGGCCTTTGTAAATGTCTAGTTAAGGTCCTAAAAGATGTTTACAAAGAATTAAAATGTAGTGaaataaaatgtaaatgttgtCCTTGCTGCATCAAAAATGAAGCACCTAAATGTCAGTGTAAATGTGAAggagagaaggaagaaaagaaatgtaaatgtgaCTGTAAATGTTCCGAGAATTGTACACAAGATGAGTGCAAATGTGAATGTACATGTGAAATATGTTGGAAAAACCTTTTCAGATGTTACGTAATTTGTGGACTGAAGTGTAAGGATGGAGGTTGTGAAGGTTGTAAACCTGAAGGAGAGGGGTGCTGCAAATGTTGCTGTATAAAGACTAAACAAGAGGACtgtaaatgtaaaaataatACTAAAGATGATCATAAAAACTGCACtcataaatgtgaaaaCTGCCTACTTTGTCTTTACACCACGAACATGTTCTTTTGCAGTAAATGCTGTTCCCAGCAATCTGAAAGTGAATGTCAACCCATCGCTATCTCCTGCAAATGTGACTGTAAAGAAGGTGAAGGTGGAAAGTGTTGTTGCAAGGACGTCTCTGCTGaggagaagaaggaagaggatgatAAAACGTGCCTAAAACTGGACTGTTGCTGTGGAGACAGACTTGGATGCTCCATTGATAAGATTACCTGTCTCCTTAAATGCCTTAAAGAGGAACTCCCAACTTTGTACTGTCTTACTAGTAAACTCGACTGTCAACTATTCCAGTTTTGTGAGCAACTGTGCAGCGTTCTGGACACTCTTGAGGATGTGAAGGAGGTACTAACAAAGGCCATAGATATAGTAGAATGTAGGATCACAAAGGTCAAGTGCATGATAAGTTGTTACAGAGCCAAGTTTAAATCCCTAGAGGAACAAATAAAATCTATAGacaaaaaggatgaaacATATCCACAGGTTGTGGACCTTGTCAAGAAGACTGGAAAGTTTGCTGTGCTGGTAACATCCTATTCCCCAGAGATTGAGGCTACTTATATGAAGACTGATTTCCACGGTGATCTACTCAAGTCTACCACCCAGAATCTGGCAGAAGTAGCTATGCGTGTAGAGGATACCAGTCAACTAGCTGCCTCAACAGGTCGTAGCAGAGTGGCTTTACTGGCTGACTCCAAGACTGTCCAAGTGGACGCTCCAAACAAGAGTGAAAAGGAcaactcttccattctgAAGGAGTATCTCTTTATAGTTTGCAGGATAATCTTTCTTCTACTGAGGTTCCAGATTCTTGACCCTAATCGCCTCTGGCTTGTGAAGGTACTCACTGTTGCATTCAGCATTCTCTCCGCCGTTTACCTCAACCTCCTCATCACAGAGCTTTCTAGTGACCTTGACAAGTACACTGGATACTTGATAAACCTCATGCTTCTCTGTGGAGTTGGAACAAACTTCATCTACTCCTGGCTGTTCCACCTGTTTGACTACGTCAGCATAGTCTACCCCTTTGGCAACATTGTCTCTAAACTGGAGACCTCAAACCCCTCGGTGGACTATGGCAAGTCTCGCTACAGCATGTTTATTAGTCTGATATCCTCTCTCAAGACTGAGTTCAACAGCATCTTTGGCATATTCTCAGACCTGGACACCACCAGTTCTTACTCTGGTATTAGACAGAACGTCTACCCATTCAGCACAATGTCAAAGAGTCTCATCAGTTCATTCAGAGGCACTCTGGACTTTACTCCTATACTCAATGGTCCAAACAGAAGTGTCTCTGCCATCATGGACCACATCTCATTCACTCTACTTGGGTGCCATTCAGATGACCTCCTGACAAAGTCTAGTGGCTACTTTGGTGACTTGAACAGGGAGATGCTTTGGCACTCTTGGTATGCAAACACCGTGATCACTGACACCACTCTCTTTTACTACTACCTCAGACGCTCCATCCTGTTTGAGATGAGTGAGATTGTCCGTCTGAGACCAGTTGACAAGCCATTCTCAAGGGGATTCACCAACTCTAGACAACTGTGGAAACACTTTGGCAAGATCCAAGTAGATCTGTCCTTCAGTGCATCTCTCAAGAGTCCCGAAATTGAGATACCCAGAAGCAGACACCAGTTGAACCTCTTGAGGGAGAGACTGTACCAGGAGTATAGACAAAAGTGGCTGGTATACCAACTCAGGGCTACAAAGTCTCTCGTCAGTGTACCTCTGGATGAGCATAGCAGTACTGAGGACCTACCATTCCTGTACATTAAGGAACTGGACACTGTACAACTGACTACAAACTCCCTTGAGAAACTGGATAAAAAGTACTCTGACGTCTACAGAGGTACCAAGATAAACAATTGCAAGATTCTCAAGAAGGAGATCAAGACTTGGAGGAGCTCCAAACTCGGCTTTTGTGAAACTCTGTCTGATGAGGGCGAGTGCAAGAGGGCTGTGAATACTGCAGTAAAGTCCCTTGAGGGATTCTTTGACACTTGTGAAGACCACAAACCTGTAAAGGACATGATAGAGTACATTACCTCCACAGACTATTACTCCACCTACACTCATGGAGACTCCGACCTTGACACTGACCACAAGATGGCACTGTTCGACTTGACATTCCACCAAGACGGACTGGAGAATAATTATCGCATATTTAAAGGGTTCAAGAACTCAATTTCTCACACTCTTGACCACCAACTGGAGATCGCCAAGAGGAACAAGACAACCTCCCTCATCCCTCTTGGCATATACACACTTCACTATGGACTCCAGATATCGCATAATACGCTTGAACAGATTGAAAAGGGCACTTTTGTTAAATAA